The Brassica napus cultivar Da-Ae chromosome C7, Da-Ae, whole genome shotgun sequence genome has a segment encoding these proteins:
- the LOC106391041 gene encoding dof zinc finger protein DOF5.8 has product MPSDVNESRRLTKIPHGGAAADQPDQLPCPRCESTNTKFCYYNNYNFSQPRHFCKACRRYWTHGGTLRDIPVGGVSRKSSKRSRTCSSVPVSTAVGSREFPLQATPVLFPPSSNDGGVTAAKGTASSAFGGFTSLLSYNAAASRNGPGGRFNGLEGFGLGLGQGSYFDNVRFGQGITVWPFSTGATDATSAVTSHVGPIPATWQFEGPESKVGFVSGDY; this is encoded by the coding sequence ATGCCTTCTGATGTCAACGAGTCGCGTCGATTAACTAAGATTCCCCATGGAGGAGCTGCGGCGGATCAGCCAGACCAGCTTCCTTGTCCTCGCTGCGAATCAACCAACACAAAGTTCTGCTACTACAACAACTACAACTTCTCGCAGCCTCGCCATTTCTGCAAAGCTTGTCGCCGTTACTGGACTCACGGTGGTACTCTCCGTGACATTCCCGTCGGTGGCGTTTCCCGTAAAAGCTCCAAACGCTCTCGCACTTGCTCCTCCGTCCCTGTTTCCACAGCCGTCGGAAGCCGGGAGTTCCCCTTACAAGCGACGCCTGTTCTTTTCCCTCCGTCGTCTAACGATGGTGGTGTCACGGCGGCGAAGGGAACTGCGTCGTCGGCCTTCGGAGGTTTCACCTCTCTGCTCAGCTACAACGCCGCCGCAAGCAGAAATGGGCCTGGTGGCCGCTTTAATGGGCTGGAAGGGTTTGGACTTGGGCTTGGTCAAGGGTCGTATTTCGACAACGTCAGGTTTGGACAAGGGATAACGGTCTGGCCGTTTTCCACTGGCGCTACTGATGCTACATCAGCTGTTACAAGCCACGTGGGTCCAATACCGGCGACGTGGCAGTTCGAAGGTCCAGAGAGCAAAGTGGGGTTCGTGTCTGGAGACTACTGA
- the BNAC07G16440D gene encoding autophagy-related protein 101, which yields MNCEVCQLKELEVESFEIREVLRCILHTIVFHRALGLIRPKDIDLELFDITYVQCGEIEVEKKIDETIEHFISWIDKHPNKKSQICVSFYEVKSKQPSWFNNKQRSYWEQWYVNLNVLHQTKSPSHHSKLVMDTGETSEERSSRRTMLEQSLQEVLFQIIKFVNEKKDHVPPINDGVIYCPFEITMPSSSDSTFGMDIFKRMLHSGGHPSMLS from the exons ATGAATTGCGAAGTTTGTCAgctgaaggaactg GAAGTGGAATCCTTCGAGATACGCGAGGTTCTACGCT GCATTTTACATACTATTGTCTTTCACCGtgcacttggtcttatccgCCCTAAAGATATTGATTTGGAGCTTTTCGACATCACTTAT GTACAATGTGGTGAAATAGAGGTGGAAAAGAAAATTGATGAGACGATTGAGCATTTCATAAGCTGGATTGATAAACATCCCAACAAGAAAAGTCAG ATATGTGTATCCTTTTATGAAGTCAAAAGCAAACAACCCTCTTGGTTCAATAATAAACAACGGTCCTATTGGGAACAATGGTACGTCAATCTCAATGTTCTTCACCAGACTAAATCCCCTTCCCACCACTCCAAACTAGTTATGGACACTGGAG AGACGTCTGAGGAAAGAAGTTCCCGTAGGACAATGCTTGAGCAATCCCTTCAAGAAGTCTTGTTTCAAATCATAAAATTCGTGAATGAGAAAAAGGACCACGTCCCTCCAATCAACGACGGTGTAATCTACTGCCCTTTTGAGATCACTATGCCAAG ctCATCGGACTCAACCTTTGGGATGGATATTTTCAAGAGGATGCTCCACAGTGGTGGCCATCCATCCATGCTCAGttga